The genomic stretch GGAGCTGTTCCTTCGCTTCATCAGCCTCACATCACTGGAGCACCAGGTTAGGGCCATACACAGCCATAGACTACTGCACATACACTCAGGTATTTTTGCCATGAAATATAAACCAAGTTTAAATACTCTCCATTCTATCCCTTCTAATTTTGTCATTCTATTAGAAATACACCACAAATAAACTTCAGCTTATTGGCACTAGTTTATTTTATgaacagaaaaaaatgtgtaggcATGCCCCTATACACCTCACCTCAGAAGAGGTCAGAGTTCTCTGAAGgcctcacctccccctccatgTTTGTCTCAGGACCTGTCGCGCTGTAAGaaggtgatggaggagagaggagagctgttCCTGGAGAAGATCTCCCTCTCCAGAACCAAGGTGGCCAAACTCTGCCACACCTTCATCAAAGACGGGGCGGTGAGTGAGTCATGGCGGCAGATATTTTAGGTCAAATTCAGTTTGGCAAACCTGACCAAAAATTCCCCAAAATATAAAATTCCAAAAATGTTATAAGAAATATGTATTTTTGAAGAACAAATCTCTTTCATTCTCCCTTAGAAAATCCTGACCCATTCCTCCTCCAGAGTAGTATTGAGGGTGCTGGAGAAAGCTGCAGCTGAGAAGAAACGCTTCACAGTCTACGTCACAGAGTCCCAGCCAGATACAGCCGGGTGAGACAACACACATTTCCAAAGCAAACTAGTTTATGGGGAACTGAAcacgtaagacacacacacacacagttcgtGTGACATGTTGTCTGTCTTCTCCAGGAAACAGATGGCTGATGCGCTGAGGAGAATCAATGTTCCTGTGACAGTGGTCCTAGATGCTGCTGTGGGGTAAATACTGACTGTACCAAACACTACCATGGCTTACCTTTTCTTAATAAAGGTGAAAGATACATATTCCTTTCTATATCTTTCCACCTACAGTTATGTCCTGGAGAAGGTGGACCTGGTTATTGTAGGAGCAGAAGGAGTCGTTGAGAGTGGAGGCATCATCAACAAGGTGTGTTCTGGGAACAAAGAACTCATAATAATAAAGTCAAACATGTATTGTAGTATGTAGCAGTGTGCAAGTAACAGTGTTGGTTGATATGTCTGTACAGATTGGAACCTATCAGATGGCAGTGTGTTCCAAAGCCCACAACAAGCCCTTCTACGTGGTAGCGGAGAGCTTCAAGTTTGTCCGTCTCTACCCTCTTAACCAGCAGGACGTCCCAGACAGATTTAAGGTGAGAGTTAACCATTCAGGGCCTGCCagcaatatatacagtgccttcagaaagtattcacaccccttgactttttccatattttgttgttacagtctgaatttgaatttgattgttttgttgtcactggcctacacacaataccccataatgtcaaaatggaattatgttgtcacattttttacaaattgataaaaaattaaaagctgagtCAAAggattcaacccatttgttatggtaagcctaaataaggtcaggagtaaaaatgtgcttaacacaAGTCACATAGTAAGttccatggactcactgtgtgcaatataatacaattatttttgatgactacctcatctctgtacttcacacatacaattatctgtaatgtccctcagtcgagcagtgaatttcagacacagattcaaccacatgaccagggagattttccaatgccttgcgaagaagggtacctattggtaCAGTGGCAAGGAAGAagaatgtgaaccctttggaaatacctggatttgtgtatgaattggtcataaaatgtaaGAAAATTTAAggagacaaacagtctgcttaaactaataacacacaaacaatgatacgttttcatgtctttattgaacacactgtgtaaacatttacagtgcagggtgggaaaagtatgtgaacctttggatttaataactggttgaccatcctttggcagcaataacattaactaaacgttttctgtagttgtggatcagacctgcacaacggtcaggaggaattttggaccattcctctttaaaaaaccttttcagttcagcaatattcttgggacatctggtgtgaactgctctcttgaggtcatgcctcagcatctcagttgggttgaggtcaggattctgactgggccactccagaaggtgtattttcttctgttgaagccattctgctgttgatttacttctgtgttttgggtcgttgtcctgttgcatcacccaactttgTTGAGCTTCAACAGaaagcctaacattctcctgcaaatgTCTTtgtaaacttgggaattcatttttccgtctgatagcaagctgtccaggccctgaggcagcaaagcagccccgaACCATGATGCTCCccccaccatactttacagttggtatgaggttttgatgttggtgtgctgtgccttttttttctccacacacagTGTTCCTTCCAAATGACTCAACTGTTGTTTCGGCTGTCCAcataatattttgccagtagccctgtggaacatccaggtgcacttttgcaaacttcagatgtgcagaaatgtttttttagacagcagtggcttcttccgtgttTTATATATCGTGGACTCGTCAagagagatgttagcatgttccagagatttctgtaagtctttagctgacattcTAGGAtccttcttaacctcattgagcattctgcactgtggtcttgcagtcatctttggccctcgctacatatttgtcgccagacccactggctccaggtcatctacaagtctatgctaggtaaagctccgccttatctcagttcactggtcacgataacaacacccacccgtagcacatgttccagcaggtatatctcactgatcatccccaaagccaacacctcatttggccgcctttccttccagttctctgctgccagtgactggaacgaattgcaaaaatcgctgaagttggagacttatttccctcaccaactttaaacatcaactatctgagcagctaactgatcactgcagctgtacatagtccatctgtaaatagcccacccaatctacctacctcatccccatactgtttttattttatttacttttctgctcttttgcacaccagtatctctacttgcacatcatcatctgctcatttatcactccagtgttaatctgcttaattgttattttttttatttttttttatttaaccttaatttaaccaggtaggctagttgagaacaagttctcatttgcaactgcgacctggccaagataaagcatagcagtgtgaacagacaacacagagttacacatggagtaaacaattaacaagtcaataacacagtattaaaaaaagagtctatatacattgtgtgcaaaaggcatgaggaggtaggcgaataattacaattttgcagattaacactggagtgataaatgatcagatggtcatgtgcaggaagatctactggtgtgcaaaagagcagaaaagtaaataaaataaaaacagtatggggatgaggtaggtaaaattgggtgggctatttaccgatagactatgtacagctgcagcgatcggttagctgctcagatagcagatgtttgaagttggtgagggagataaaagtctccaacttcagcgatttttgcaattcgttccagtcacaggcagcagagaactggaacgaaaggcagccaaatgaggtgttggctttagggatgatcagtgagatgtgcgtgctacgggtgggtgttgccatcgtgaccagtgaactgagataaggcggagctttacctagcatggacttgtagatgacctggagccagtgggtctggcgatgaatatgtagcgagggccagccgactagagcatacaggtcgcagtggtgggtggtataaggtgctttagtaacaaaacggatggcactgtgataaactgcatccagtttgctgagtagagtattggaagctaattttgtagatgacatcgtcgaggatcggtaggatagtcagttttactagggtaagtttggcggtgtgagtgaaggaggctttgttgcggaatag from Oncorhynchus tshawytscha isolate Ot180627B linkage group LG09, Otsh_v2.0, whole genome shotgun sequence encodes the following:
- the LOC112257480 gene encoding translation initiation factor eIF-2B subunit alpha isoform X2; amino-acid sequence: MQQPSKMNEEELVEYFRTQMRTDPDMASAVAAIRTLLEFLRRDKGETILGLRESLKWATDCLTEVDSSVAVSSGGELFLRFISLTSLEHQDLSRCKKVMEERGELFLEKISLSRTKVAKLCHTFIKDGAKILTHSSSRVVLRVLEKAAAEKKRFTVYVTESQPDTAGKQMADALRRINVPVTVVLDAAVGYVLEKVDLVIVGAEGVVESGGIINKIGTYQMAVCSKAHNKPFYVVAESFKFVRLYPLNQQDVPDRFKGWVGQPDLLLEHRGGNTDRCVVSFVLLSR
- the LOC112257480 gene encoding translation initiation factor eIF-2B subunit alpha isoform X1 — translated: MQQPSKMNEEELVEYFRTQMRTDPDMASAVAAIRTLLEFLRRDKGETILGLRESLKWATDCLTEVDSSVAVSSGGELFLRFISLTSLEHQDLSRCKKVMEERGELFLEKISLSRTKVAKLCHTFIKDGAKILTHSSSRVVLRVLEKAAAEKKRFTVYVTESQPDTAGKQMADALRRINVPVTVVLDAAVGYVLEKVDLVIVGAEGVVESGGIINKIGTYQMAVCSKAHNKPFYVVAESFKFVRLYPLNQQDVPDRFKYKADTLRTVSDLSDEHPMIDYTPPSLITLLFTDLGVLTPSAVSDELIKLYL